CAATCAAATTAAAGGGTATAAAAGAAGTAAAGAATGATAACAAAAAGGATGATAAGGATATAAAAACAGATAAGGAAAATAAAAAAGATAATGATCCTATCAATAATAAAGATTCTGTAGAAATTAAAGATAAAAATATGGACAATAAGAAAGAATCTTCAAAAGAAGATAAAAAGGAAGATAAGAAGCAAGAAAAACAAGAACAACAACATAAAGAAACCAATAAAGAAGAAGCATTAACTAGCAGTAATAGTTTACAAAAAAAATCTCCTAATACTAAAGAACGCAAGTCAAATAAAAAAGCTACATCAATAAAAGAAAAGAAATTACCACAAACAGGTATGCCACTTGGAAGTGGACTTTTAGCCACACTAGGAAGCGCTATATCTGGTATGGGTGTTGTTTTAATGAGAAAGAATAAAAAGAAAAAATAAAAAATATTAAAATAAGAGAAAATAGCTTTAAAGCTATTTTCTCAGATTGTTCAAAAAGCCCCCAACAATTGGGGGCTTTTGTTTACGCCAAAATTCTTTTATGCGATAGCATTCGAAAAATATTTATTATGTATGTTAATTTGGAATAAATTTGAATTAATGTACACAAAAAATAATGCGATAGCACCATGGCTATCTTTTTCATATTCTGAACTGCCGCTGTAAGTAGGCACTGCTCAGAAACATTTTTAATTCCTCGCATGCGACAATAACGTAGCCCATGTAATTCTTTTGAATCAGCAAAGCTACGCTCAATCTTTTCTTTACGTCGTTTGTAAATACTTTTACCTTTTTCTGTTTTAGTAAAGCTAAAAATTTGATCTTTATAGTCTTCCCAAACATGACGACGTATAGTTCTATTAATGGATTTATCAGATGTTAAGCAATTATTTTTATATTTGCAATAAGCACAATGCTCCGCATTACTTAAATATTCTTTATAACCTTCCCTCGTAGTAGTTCTATATTTTAAAAAGCAATTATTAATACACACATATCCATCTAATTCTTTAACATACTGAAATCTATATTTTGTATATTTTCCTTTAACATGGGGTCCTAAACGGAACCCAAAAACACCTTGATAATTTTTGTCTGAAATTTGTTTACAAATAGGATTCGTAGAATATCCGGCATCTGCTACTAAATATTTTGTATTAAAATTAAACTTTTCTATTTGAGTTTCTATTCTTTTAACATAAGGATCTACATCGTTTATATTCCCGGGAGTAACATGAACGTCTGTTATAATATTATACTTTCCGTCAACAGTTCTATGATCTAAATAAAAAAAGCCTTTAGGTTTTCCATCTCTAACCATATATCCACTGTCTGGATCAGTTGTACTTACTGTTATTTCCTTAGTTTCAGCTATTTTAGTCTTTTTTTTTAGAGGCTTTTTATTATGATTAATTCTATCTTTATTAATGTCATTCTCTAATTCATCAAAGTATTCCTTTGTGGATTTAGTTATTTCTTTTTTAATAAATTTATGTTTATTAGCGTTAGCTTTTAAGTGAGTAGAATCAGTATATAGAATTTTCCCATCAACCAAGTTTCTATTAATAGCTTGAAATACAATATTATCAAATATTTCTTGATGTATATTTGTATTACTAAATCTTTTTGTTCTATTCTGGCTTATAGTGGAATGACTTGGTATTTTATCAGTAAGTCCATATCCTAAAAACCATCTGTAAGCTACATTTACCTGGATTTCTTTTACAAGCTGACGCTCTGAACGTATACCGAATAGGTATCCTATAAAAAGCATTTTAAATAATACAACTGGATCCACTGATGGTCTGCCATTATCAGCACAATATAAATCCTTAGTTAAATCTCTTATAAATGAAAAGTCTATGTATTTATCTATCTTTCTAAGTATGTGATTTTCAGGTACTAAATTTTCTATATAAACTAGTTCTAATTGATTTTGTTTTCTTTCATTATTAGTAAGCATTTTTCCTCCGTAGGAGCCCTAACGGGCTAAAAGATTTATTGTTCTAAAATATATATTCTACATAAACACTAAAAATCCTTTTTGTAATAAATGTAAAAAGGCTGTTGACAAATTATGTTTATCAACAGCCTGAGAAAATAGCTTTAAAGCTATTTTCTCTTATTTTACGTACAATTTTAGTAATTTGAAAATAAAACGTGCAATAATCAGAAAAAAAAAGCATAAAACTATTAACAAAAACGCATAAACGTGATATCATTAATTTGGAAAAGATGTTAAATACAAAACTTTTCTTATTAAGGAGTAGGTTACAGGATTAATTATGGAAGGAGATAAAGAATGTTTGCTGAAGAAAGACGAGATAAAATACTTTCTACTGTAAAAACTAAAGGTAGAGTACTTGCAAAAGATTTAGCAGAAGAATTTGGAACTTCCATAGATACAATCAGACGAGATCTTAAAGTCATGGAAAAAAATAGACTTCTAAAAAGAACTCATGGAGGTGCAATACCTCTATCAAAGGTTAGAAGGCTACCTATTGATGATAAACTAAGATATAATGAAGGTACAGAGCATCAAAATGCAGTAGCAAAAAAAGCTGCAAAATATATAGATGATGGAGATACTATATTTATAGGTGGAGCTAGTATACACTATGTGCTTCTTAAATATCTTCCATTAGATAAAAACTATACAGTTGTTACTAATTCCTTAACTATAGCCCAAAAGTTAAAATTACTAAGTAATGTAGAAACTTATATAGTTTGTGGAAACATAAAAAATGATGAAGGTGTTGTAGATGCACTAGCTACAGAGTTTATAAGAACTTTGAGAATAGATGTAGCATTTTTAACTGGAGGGGGAATTTCAGCAAAACATGGACTTAGTAGTGCTACCCCAGAAGGTTCTATATTTCAAAAGACAGTAGCACAGGTATCCAGAAGAAAAATCTGTCTTGCTAATTTTGATAAAGTAGGAATAGAATTTTTTTCAAAGACACTAGACATGAAAGAGTTAGACTTAGTAATAACAGATTGGGAAGCTCCAGAAGAAGAAGTCAAAAAGATGCAAAAGGAAGTAAAAGTTTTAATAGCTAAAAAATTAAAATAAATTAATAATTTATAAATATAAGAGAGGAAAGTGGAAAATGAAAGTTAATTTTTATACTTCTCAAAGAGAATATCATGAAAAAAAGAATGAATTTGATACAGCAATTCAAAGTGTTATTGAAAAAGGAAACTTTATACTAGGAGATAAGGTTACTGAACTTGAAAGAGCTATAGAAGAATATACAGGAATTAAACATGCAATTGGTGTTGCATCAGGTACAGACGCATTAGTTATAGCATCTGATATTTTAGGATTTAGTGATGGAGCTGAAGTTATCACTTCACCATTTACATTCTTAGCATCAACTTCATGTATAGCAAGACACAAAGGAATACCAGTTTTCGTTGATATTGATGAAGAAACATTACAAATAGATACTTCTAAAATAGAAGAAAAAATAACTGATAAAACAGTTGGTATATTACCAATACACCTATTTAACCAAATGGGAAATATGGATGAAGTTATGAGAATAGCAAAAAAACATAACCTTAAAGTTCTTGAAGATGCAGCAGAAGCATTTGGTATGAGATGGAAAGGTAATGGAGAAGATTACATACACTCTGGTGGAATTGGAGATTTTGGAGTATACTCATTCTTCCCAACTAAAACATTAGGTGGATATGGTGACGGTGGAATGATCGTTACAAATGATGATAAACTTGCAGAACTTGCAAAACAATACAGAGTTCATGGTGCATCAAAGAAATATCATTATGACAATGTAGGATACAATTCAAGACTTGATACAATTCAAGCTGCTGTATTAGGCGTAAAATTAAAATATATAGATGAAGCTATTGAAAAGAGAAGAAAAGTAGCCGAGATGTATATTGATGGATTAAGTGATTGCAAAGAAATAAGAATACCAAAAATAAGCGGAGATCAAAAGGGAGTTTACTACGTATTCAACATAATAGTAGAAAACAGAGATGGACTTCAAGAATACTTAAAAGAAAAAGAAATTGGAACTAGCATATACTATCCAAAGCCACTTCATGAACAAAAATGTTTCGATTATTTAGGATACAAAGAAGGAGATTTCCCAGTAGCTGAAAAAATAGCTAAAAAGATTATTGCACTTCCAATATATCCTGAAATAACAGAAGAAGAAGTGCAATTCGTATGCAAGACAATTAGAGAATTCTACGAAAAATAAATTATAAAAAATACATAGACTACATTTTTAAGTGTAGTCTATGTTAAATGCTTATAAATAAAACATCTTAATAAAATAAAAACAACATATTATTGAAAGGAAGTTTTTATTATGTCAAAGAAAATACCATTTTCACCACCAGATATAACACAAGCAGAAATTGATGGTGTAATTGATACATTAAAATCAGGATGGATTACATCAGGTCCTAAAACAGCAAAATTTGAAGAAGAAATGGCTAAATATTCAGATGCCAATAAAGGTGTTGCAGTATCTAGTGCTACAATGGGTATGGAACTAATATTAAAAGTTTTAGGTATTGGCGGAGAAGGAAATAGTCATCACGAAATAATAACTACTCCATATACTTATACATCAACTTCAAATGTAATTGTGCATAGAGGATTAAGACCAAAATTTGTAGATGTAAAAAAAGATAGTTTCTTAATAGATGAACAAAAAATATACGATGCTATAACTCCAAATACAAAGGCAATAATGACAGTTGACTTTGCAGGAGTTCCAGTTGACTATGACAAAATAAGAGAAGTTATAAAAGCTAAAAATCGTGAAGATATAGTTTTAATATCTGACTCAGCTCACTCTTTTGGTGCTAAATACAAAGGAAATAGAGTTGGAGGACAAATGGACTTTCATGTATTCTCATTCCATGCAGTAAAAAATCTTACTACTGCTGAAGGTGGCGGAATTACATACAACAATAATAACTTCATGGGTAAAGAAGATTTATACAAAGAATTTAAATATACATCATTAAATGGTCAAACAAAAGATGCATTATCAAAAATGAAAGCTGGAGCATGGCAATATGACATATTAACAGATGGATTTAAATGTAATATGACAGATATAATGGCAGCAATCGGACTTGCTCAACTTGAAAGATATGACCTTATGCTTAAAAAGAGAGCAGAAATTTTTGAAGTATATACAAATGTTCTTAAAGATAAAGAATGGGCTATTATACCAGAATATAAAAATGATATTATGGAATCATCATATCACTTATATCCATTAAGAGTAAAAGGATTTACAGACGAACAAAGATCTGAAGTAATTGCAATGATGGCTGAAAAAGACATTGCTGTAAATGTTCACTTTATACCACTTCCAATGTTTACTCTTTACAAAAACTTAGGATATGATATAAAGGATTATCCAAATGCATATGAACAATATGCTAATGAAATAACATTACCAGTATACTCTACATTAACTTTAGAAGATGCGGAATATGTTGCTACAGAATTAGTTAAATGTATAGAAAAAGTTTTAGCTAAGTAATTAAATATAAAATTAACAAAAAGAAGTGCTTTAGCGCTTCTTTTTGTTAAAAGAATTAATTTAACTAAAATGTAAAGAATTTTTATCCAAAATATGATAGAATGCATTATGTATAATACTAGAAGATGCTTATTAAAGCATCTCTAAAAATTAATTAAAGACGTATAAGGATGAGTGACGTATGAAAGTACATAAGTTTTTTTTATCTATCTTAATGATAGTTTTTATTATGGGAATGTTTGTTGTAAATTTAATTTCTAAGGATAAGAAATTTTCAGAAGCGGAAAATAGGGTACTTCAAAATAAACCTACATATTCATTTGAAAAACTAAAGTCTGGTAAGTTTACTAAGGAATATGAAAAGTACATAACAGATCAATTTGCTTTTAGAAACTTTTGGGTTGGAGTTAAGTCTAGTTCAGATAAACTATTAGGTAAAAAAGACAACAATGGAGTATACTTAGGATTAAATGGATATCTTCTTGAAAAACCAGCAAAAGTAGACAATGATCTTTTAGAAGATAATATAGAAAGTATAAATGAATTTGCAAAGCGTAATTCTAATTGCAAAGTAAACTTTCTTTTAGCTCCAAATTCAGTAAACATATTAAAAAGTAAATTACCTAAATATGCAACACCAGAAGATGAGAAGAAAATTATTGATGATGTTAAAGAAAATTTAGATCCTAAAAATGTTAAGTTTGTAGACGTATATGATGATTTGAATATGCACAATAAAGAGTATATTTATTATAAAACAGATCATCATTGGACAACTCTTGGAGCATATTATGCATATAAAAAATTAGGAGGTACTTTAGCATACAAACCATTAGAATTAAATGATTTTAACATACAAAAGGTTACAGATAGTTTTTATGGAACTTTTTATTCTAAAGGAAATTATAGAGAGATTGAACCGGATTCTATACAAATATTTAAGCCAAAGAAGGAACTAAAATACAAAGTTAAATATTTTGATGATAAAAAAGATACAGATACTTTATATGAAATGGAAAATTTAAAGAAGAAAGATAAATATTCTGTATTTTTAGGTGGTAATCATGATTTAGTTGTTATAAATACCTACTTAAAAGATGAAAATGAAAATAAAAAACAATACATAGTTAAGAAAAATAGTAAAAGAAATAAAAAGAAAAGAAATATTAAAAAAGTTAAAAATGCTAAAAAGGTTAAGTATACTAAAGCTAAGGAAACTAAGAAGTTACTGATTATAAAAGATTCCTATGCACATAGTTTAGTACCATTTTTAACAAATCATTATGATGAAATTCATATGGTTGATCTTAGATATTTTAATGATAATATAGATGAATATATAAAAAAGAATAATATAAAAAATATACTTATAATGTATAATGGATTATCCTTTTCAAGAGAACAAACTGTTTCAAAATTACAAACACCATAGTATACATTTTAGATTATAGTATTAATTCTATAGCATATAAAATTATTCCTATAAATTTAAATCAAGGCAATAATACAATTACAATATCTTAAAAAATGAAAATTGTATATATTAAAATAAAAGATCTTAAGGGTTATATATTAGTAAAGTTTATTATTAGTATATAACCCTTTTTATTTTCTTAAGAAATTTGTAAGATTTTTAATAGATAAATTTTAATAAGTTATATTTATACTAAATTTATAGGATGAGAAAGGAGGAAACAAAAATGGTATAATTTTATTGTAAGGAGGGGAAAGGCGTGTCACAAAATAACGTATTAGTAGTAGATGATGATAAGGAAATAAGAGAAGCCATAAAAATTTATTTGAAAAATGAGGGTATAAAAGTATTTGAAGCAAAGGACGGAATAGATGCTTTAATGTTACTGCAAGAACAAGAAATACATCTTATATTAATGGATATTATGATGCCTAAGATGGATGGGATAAAGGCAACTTTTAAAATCCGAGAAAAAAAAGATATACCAATAATAATGTTATCTGCAAAATCAGAAGATACGGATAAAATTTTAGGACTAAACATAGGTGCAGATGATTATGTAACAAAACCATTTAACCCACTAGAACTTATAGCTAGAGTTAAATCTCAATTAAGGAGATATGTTAAGTTTAATAATTACAAAAGCAATAGTCAAGAATTAAAAGTTGGTGGAATTATATTAAACAAAAATACAAAGAGCGTTTCTGTAGACGGGGAAGAGGTAAGACTTACTCCAATAGAATATAAAATTTTAGAATTTTTAATGGAAAGCACAGGACAAGTATTTTCTATTGAACAAATATATGAAAATGTTTGGAATGAGCCATGCTATAATGCAGAAAATACAGTTCCAGTCCATATAAGAAGGATAAGAGAAAAAATAGAAATAAATCCGAAGGAACCAAGATATTTAAAGGTGGTGTGGGGAATTGGATACAAAATCCAAGAGCAAATTTAAAGAAACGTTAATTTTTATATGTTCAATTTATTTATTAGTTATATCTATTCTACTTATAAAAACTTTAGTTAAAGATGGAAGAGAGAATACTACACCTTATTTTAAAAGTGGAACTTTTGCAACTCGTGTATGTGAAGTGTTTAATGGTGTAGCAAAAGAACCAGGTGATTACTTAACTGATGAGGAATTTAATGAGAGAAAAGCAAAGTATCAAAGTATATCAAATAAAAAGCAAAAGGAAATAGAAAAGGAATACGAGGATAGAATTAAACTTGCAAAAGAAGGTCAAGACAATAGTTTATTAAGTACATTAATAATTGAAAGAGATAAAAAAATAAGTGAGGCAAAAAAGATATATTCCAAAACTAATGAACAAATAAAAGAAGAAATCATAAAAGAAAAAAATGATAAATTTCAAAAGAATAAAGAAATTATAAAAAAGAATACAGATTTAAAATACTATATTAAGAATAAATCAACTGGAAAAATAGAGTCTAATTTAAATGATCCATCTAAGTTACAAAATGCTATAAATACTTCAATGTATTATGTTGAATTACCAGAAGATGATGTTATGAGTAGGTATTGGGATATAAATTCATACTGCAAAGATAATAATTATGAAGTATATTTTATTGTGCCAAAGGATATAAGACATGATGGTACAATATTTAAAGAATATACAATGTATGAAAAAAGTACAAAGCAATTTATTGTATTTTCTATTATATCCGTTGTAATAGTTATAACTACTATATTAATGTTTTTACACATGAAAAAGAATTATAAAGTTTATTATGAAAAGTTTAAGTGTGTATATGATAAGTTTATAAAAATAAATTTTGGTATAAGAGTTATACTAGCAATTATAATGTTTCCACTACTAGACGATTTTCTGAGGTTTGAAAAATTCTATAGGGGAATGCTTATAGATAAAGAAATTATTTCTTTAACATTAATAGCTTTTATAGTTTTATATTATGTATGCTGTGCTTATGATGTAAAAAGACTTAAAAATGATAAAGAATATTTAAAAGAAAGTGGTATAGGTAAAGCTTCAAAATACTTAAAAGAATCTCTTGCATGTAAGGGTGTTCTATTTAAAGTTGTATTATTTTCAGTAATTACTACAGGAGTATCTTGTGCTATATTATTATCTTTTTTAGGAATTGGCTCATTTAATATTGGATATAGGGAACTTCCTCTTTTCTTATTTGCATTTGCATATCTGATTATGTATTTTTTCATAATTGTGCCATGTGTAATAAAAAATATAGGTAAATTTAATAAAATTGTAGAAGGAACAAAAAGAATGACTGAAGGAGATTTGAATTTCACAATTGATGTTAAAGGAAAAGGAATATTAGTAGATCTTGCAAATAATATTAATAATATTAAAGAGGGGTACAATAAGGCAGTTGCCGAGGAAATAAAAAGCCAAAAGTTTAAATCAGAACTTATAACCAATGTATCACATGATTTAAAAACACCTCTTACTTCTATAATAAATTATATAAAACTTCTTCAGCAAGAAGGTATATCAAAAGAAGAAATAGAGGGTTATATTGGAGTTTTAGATAGAAAATCTGAAAGACTAAAAACTTTAATAGAGGATTTATTTGAAGCATCAAAAGTATCAACAGGTGCTGTAGAACTTAATATAGAAAGATTAGATGTTGTATCACTACTTAAACAATCCTTAGGGGAATTTAGTGAAAGAATAGAAAATTCATCATTAAGCTTTAGAATCAACCTTCCAAGCAAGCCTATTTATTGTAATTTAGATGGTAAAAAAACCTGGAGATTATTTGAAAATTTAATAGGGAATATTCTTAAATATTCTCAAGAAAATACTAGAGTTTATATTGACTTACAAGAAAAAAATGATGAAGTTATTATAACAATGAAAAATATTTCATCATATGAAATGAATTTTGAAGCCGATGAAATCTTTGAAAGATTTAAAAGAGGAGACGAATCAAGAAGTACAGAAGGTTCTGGACTTGGACTTGCAATTGCAAATAGCATAGCTGAACTTCAGGGAGGAAGTTTAGATATTGAAATTGATGGAGACCTTTTTAAATCAATTGCAAAGTTTAAAACAATAAAATAATTAAGTATAAGGCAAGTTATATTATATAATTTGCCTTATTTTTATATGAAATTTTAACAATGGATTAATTGAAAAAGTAATTCAGTAAAGTATTGACAAATTAAATGGAAAAGAATAATATTATTGTAAACTTTAAAAATAAAAACAGTTTACAATAATAAGGGGGAAATTATGAAGACGAAAGATTTAGTATTGGTAGCAATATTTGCTGCACTTACAGCAATTGGGGCATTTATTAAAATACCAATTCCAAATGTACCCTTTACGCTACAATTCTTTTTTTGTGCTTTTTCAGGCATGTTACTTGGGGCAAAACTGGGTGCATTATCTCAAATTCTTTATGTAGCTATGGGACTTCTAGGAATTCCTATATTTACAGAAGGTGGAGGGTTTATGTATGTAGTAAAACCTACTTTTGGGTATCTAGTTGGATTTATAGTAGGAGCTTATGTAATTGGATTTATATCGGAAAGAGTAAAAGAATTAAATTTTATTAAAGCGTTACGTACAACTTTAACAGGATTATTTTTTGTATATTTATTTGGAGTAATTCATTTTTATCTAATTATGAATCTTTATTTAGGAAAAACCACATCTATAGGTTACGTTGTTTATTGGGGAGTTCTTGTATGTATAGGAGGAGATTTATTATTAAGTATAATTATTGCATTTGTATCTAAAAAAGCGTTAAAAGGATTAAAAGTGATGATTTAAAAAATTAGATAAAAGTATAAATTAATATGCCAAATGCAATAGAAAATATTTTATTTTATAATGTAAAAAAGTTAATGAATTAAATAAATTTATAAGGTTAATTAGGGGGATTATTTTGAGTAATGGAATTTTTATAGTTGGAACTGATACTGATATTGGAAAGACATTTGTAACAGGGGGAATTTTATATTTACTTAGAAAGAATGGAGTTAATGCTTCATATTTTAAGGCTGCATTAAGTGGGGCAATAAAAGTAAATGAAAGGTTAATACCAGGTGATACTAAATTTGTTTCAGATTTAAGTGGATTAAATGAAGAATATTCTTTTTTAACTCCATATGTTTTTGAAACTGCTGTGTCACCACATTTAGCTTCTAAAATTGAAAACATACCTATTAATTTAGAAGTTATAAAAAGTTCATATTTAAAAGTAAAAGAAAAGTATGATTATATAGTGGCAGAGGGTAGTGGAGGAATAGTTTGTCCAATGGTACATAATGAAAAAAGTACAATATTATTAGAAG
This Clostridium novyi NT DNA region includes the following protein-coding sequences:
- a CDS encoding biotin transporter BioY; amino-acid sequence: MKTKDLVLVAIFAALTAIGAFIKIPIPNVPFTLQFFFCAFSGMLLGAKLGALSQILYVAMGLLGIPIFTEGGGFMYVVKPTFGYLVGFIVGAYVIGFISERVKELNFIKALRTTLTGLFFVYLFGVIHFYLIMNLYLGKTTSIGYVVYWGVLVCIGGDLLLSIIIAFVSKKALKGLKVMI
- a CDS encoding IS1182-like element ISCno1 family transposase; the encoded protein is MLTNNERKQNQLELVYIENLVPENHILRKIDKYIDFSFIRDLTKDLYCADNGRPSVDPVVLFKMLFIGYLFGIRSERQLVKEIQVNVAYRWFLGYGLTDKIPSHSTISQNRTKRFSNTNIHQEIFDNIVFQAINRNLVDGKILYTDSTHLKANANKHKFIKKEITKSTKEYFDELENDINKDRINHNKKPLKKKTKIAETKEITVSTTDPDSGYMVRDGKPKGFFYLDHRTVDGKYNIITDVHVTPGNINDVDPYVKRIETQIEKFNFNTKYLVADAGYSTNPICKQISDKNYQGVFGFRLGPHVKGKYTKYRFQYVKELDGYVCINNCFLKYRTTTREGYKEYLSNAEHCAYCKYKNNCLTSDKSINRTIRRHVWEDYKDQIFSFTKTEKGKSIYKRRKEKIERSFADSKELHGLRYCRMRGIKNVSEQCLLTAAVQNMKKIAMVLSHYFLCTLIQIYSKLTYIINIFRMLSHKRILA
- a CDS encoding DegT/DnrJ/EryC1/StrS family aminotransferase — encoded protein: MKVNFYTSQREYHEKKNEFDTAIQSVIEKGNFILGDKVTELERAIEEYTGIKHAIGVASGTDALVIASDILGFSDGAEVITSPFTFLASTSCIARHKGIPVFVDIDEETLQIDTSKIEEKITDKTVGILPIHLFNQMGNMDEVMRIAKKHNLKVLEDAAEAFGMRWKGNGEDYIHSGGIGDFGVYSFFPTKTLGGYGDGGMIVTNDDKLAELAKQYRVHGASKKYHYDNVGYNSRLDTIQAAVLGVKLKYIDEAIEKRRKVAEMYIDGLSDCKEIRIPKISGDQKGVYYVFNIIVENRDGLQEYLKEKEIGTSIYYPKPLHEQKCFDYLGYKEGDFPVAEKIAKKIIALPIYPEITEEEVQFVCKTIREFYEK
- a CDS encoding DeoR/GlpR family DNA-binding transcription regulator, encoding MFAEERRDKILSTVKTKGRVLAKDLAEEFGTSIDTIRRDLKVMEKNRLLKRTHGGAIPLSKVRRLPIDDKLRYNEGTEHQNAVAKKAAKYIDDGDTIFIGGASIHYVLLKYLPLDKNYTVVTNSLTIAQKLKLLSNVETYIVCGNIKNDEGVVDALATEFIRTLRIDVAFLTGGGISAKHGLSSATPEGSIFQKTVAQVSRRKICLANFDKVGIEFFSKTLDMKELDLVITDWEAPEEEVKKMQKEVKVLIAKKLK
- a CDS encoding response regulator transcription factor; the encoded protein is MSQNNVLVVDDDKEIREAIKIYLKNEGIKVFEAKDGIDALMLLQEQEIHLILMDIMMPKMDGIKATFKIREKKDIPIIMLSAKSEDTDKILGLNIGADDYVTKPFNPLELIARVKSQLRRYVKFNNYKSNSQELKVGGIILNKNTKSVSVDGEEVRLTPIEYKILEFLMESTGQVFSIEQIYENVWNEPCYNAENTVPVHIRRIREKIEINPKEPRYLKVVWGIGYKIQEQI
- the bioD gene encoding dethiobiotin synthase, with protein sequence MSNGIFIVGTDTDIGKTFVTGGILYLLRKNGVNASYFKAALSGAIKVNERLIPGDTKFVSDLSGLNEEYSFLTPYVFETAVSPHLASKIENIPINLEVIKSSYLKVKEKYDYIVAEGSGGIVCPMVHNEKSTILLEDIIKLLDLDTLLVASAGLGSINHTVLTVKYIENAGLNIKGIIVNGYDENNICHRDNVKMIKKLTSKDIIALIPRIKDNNNHKEIKKVFDDLDYKKIKKCIGA
- a CDS encoding sensor histidine kinase; translated protein: MDTKSKSKFKETLIFICSIYLLVISILLIKTLVKDGRENTTPYFKSGTFATRVCEVFNGVAKEPGDYLTDEEFNERKAKYQSISNKKQKEIEKEYEDRIKLAKEGQDNSLLSTLIIERDKKISEAKKIYSKTNEQIKEEIIKEKNDKFQKNKEIIKKNTDLKYYIKNKSTGKIESNLNDPSKLQNAINTSMYYVELPEDDVMSRYWDINSYCKDNNYEVYFIVPKDIRHDGTIFKEYTMYEKSTKQFIVFSIISVVIVITTILMFLHMKKNYKVYYEKFKCVYDKFIKINFGIRVILAIIMFPLLDDFLRFEKFYRGMLIDKEIISLTLIAFIVLYYVCCAYDVKRLKNDKEYLKESGIGKASKYLKESLACKGVLFKVVLFSVITTGVSCAILLSFLGIGSFNIGYRELPLFLFAFAYLIMYFFIIVPCVIKNIGKFNKIVEGTKRMTEGDLNFTIDVKGKGILVDLANNINNIKEGYNKAVAEEIKSQKFKSELITNVSHDLKTPLTSIINYIKLLQQEGISKEEIEGYIGVLDRKSERLKTLIEDLFEASKVSTGAVELNIERLDVVSLLKQSLGEFSERIENSSLSFRINLPSKPIYCNLDGKKTWRLFENLIGNILKYSQENTRVYIDLQEKNDEVIITMKNISSYEMNFEADEIFERFKRGDESRSTEGSGLGLAIANSIAELQGGSLDIEIDGDLFKSIAKFKTIK
- a CDS encoding DegT/DnrJ/EryC1/StrS family aminotransferase, with product MSKKIPFSPPDITQAEIDGVIDTLKSGWITSGPKTAKFEEEMAKYSDANKGVAVSSATMGMELILKVLGIGGEGNSHHEIITTPYTYTSTSNVIVHRGLRPKFVDVKKDSFLIDEQKIYDAITPNTKAIMTVDFAGVPVDYDKIREVIKAKNREDIVLISDSAHSFGAKYKGNRVGGQMDFHVFSFHAVKNLTTAEGGGITYNNNNFMGKEDLYKEFKYTSLNGQTKDALSKMKAGAWQYDILTDGFKCNMTDIMAAIGLAQLERYDLMLKKRAEIFEVYTNVLKDKEWAIIPEYKNDIMESSYHLYPLRVKGFTDEQRSEVIAMMAEKDIAVNVHFIPLPMFTLYKNLGYDIKDYPNAYEQYANEITLPVYSTLTLEDAEYVATELVKCIEKVLAK
- a CDS encoding DHHW family protein → MKVHKFFLSILMIVFIMGMFVVNLISKDKKFSEAENRVLQNKPTYSFEKLKSGKFTKEYEKYITDQFAFRNFWVGVKSSSDKLLGKKDNNGVYLGLNGYLLEKPAKVDNDLLEDNIESINEFAKRNSNCKVNFLLAPNSVNILKSKLPKYATPEDEKKIIDDVKENLDPKNVKFVDVYDDLNMHNKEYIYYKTDHHWTTLGAYYAYKKLGGTLAYKPLELNDFNIQKVTDSFYGTFYSKGNYREIEPDSIQIFKPKKELKYKVKYFDDKKDTDTLYEMENLKKKDKYSVFLGGNHDLVVINTYLKDENENKKQYIVKKNSKRNKKKRNIKKVKNAKKVKYTKAKETKKLLIIKDSYAHSLVPFLTNHYDEIHMVDLRYFNDNIDEYIKKNNIKNILIMYNGLSFSREQTVSKLQTP